In Streptomyces sp. DG2A-72, one genomic interval encodes:
- a CDS encoding GuaB1 family IMP dehydrogenase-related protein — protein sequence MRFLEASTGRHVEASPVPYDLTYDDVFMVPSRSAVGSRQDVDLSSPDGTGTTIPLVVANMTAIAGRRMAETMARRGGLVVIPQDIPIDVVTEVVSWVKSRHLVLDTPIVLAPHQTVADALSLLPKRAHNAGVVVDEEQRPIGVVTDADLSGVDRFTQLEIVMSRDLLLLDADMDPREAFNTLDHHNRRYAPAVDGDGRLAGILTRKGALRATLYTPAVDAQGRLRIAAAVGINGDFAGKAKQLLDAGVDTLVIDTAHGHQESMVSALRLVRALDPQVPIVAGNIVSADGVKDLVEAGADIIKVGVGPGAMCTTRMMTGVGRPQFSAVLECAAEAKKYGKHVWADGGVRHPRDVAMALAAGASNVMVGSWFAGTYESPGDLQQDADGRLYKESFGMASARAVANRTSDESAYDRARKALFEEGISTSRMFLDPARPGVEDLIDSIIAGVRSSCTYAGAGSLEEFAEKAVVGIQSAAGYAEGKPLHASWS from the coding sequence ATGCGTTTCCTTGAGGCCAGCACCGGTCGCCACGTAGAAGCATCTCCGGTTCCCTACGACCTGACGTACGACGACGTGTTCATGGTGCCGAGCCGCAGCGCGGTCGGTTCGCGGCAGGATGTCGACCTCAGCTCCCCGGACGGCACCGGCACCACGATCCCGCTGGTCGTCGCCAACATGACCGCGATCGCGGGTCGCCGGATGGCCGAGACGATGGCCCGGCGCGGCGGCCTGGTGGTCATCCCGCAGGACATCCCGATCGACGTGGTCACCGAGGTCGTCTCCTGGGTGAAGAGCCGCCATCTCGTCCTCGACACCCCGATCGTGCTCGCCCCGCACCAGACCGTCGCCGACGCGCTGTCCCTGCTGCCGAAGCGGGCGCACAACGCCGGTGTCGTCGTGGACGAGGAGCAGCGGCCGATCGGTGTGGTCACCGACGCGGACCTGTCCGGCGTGGACCGCTTCACGCAGCTCGAGATCGTCATGTCCCGGGACCTGCTGCTGCTCGACGCCGACATGGACCCGCGCGAGGCCTTCAACACCCTCGACCACCACAACCGGCGGTACGCCCCCGCGGTCGACGGCGACGGCCGGCTCGCCGGCATCCTCACCCGCAAGGGCGCCCTGCGCGCCACGCTCTACACGCCGGCCGTCGACGCGCAGGGCAGGCTGCGGATAGCCGCCGCCGTCGGGATCAACGGTGATTTCGCGGGCAAGGCCAAGCAGCTGCTCGACGCGGGCGTCGACACGCTCGTCATCGACACGGCGCACGGCCACCAGGAGTCGATGGTCAGCGCGCTCAGGCTGGTCCGCGCCCTCGACCCGCAGGTCCCGATCGTCGCGGGCAACATCGTGTCCGCGGACGGTGTGAAGGATCTCGTCGAGGCCGGCGCCGACATCATCAAGGTCGGTGTCGGACCGGGTGCGATGTGCACCACCCGCATGATGACCGGGGTCGGCCGGCCGCAGTTCTCCGCGGTCCTGGAGTGCGCCGCCGAAGCGAAGAAGTACGGCAAGCACGTCTGGGCCGACGGCGGTGTCCGGCACCCTCGCGACGTCGCCATGGCGCTGGCCGCCGGTGCGTCCAACGTGATGGTCGGGTCCTGGTTCGCGGGCACGTACGAGTCGCCGGGCGACCTTCAGCAGGACGCCGACGGCCGTCTCTACAAGGAGTCGTTCGGCATGGCGTCCGCGCGGGCCGTGGCCAACCGCACGTCCGACGAATCGGCCTACGACCGGGCTCGCAAGGCGCTGTTCGAGGAGGGCATCTCCACCTCCCGCATGTTCCTCGACCCGGCCCGCCCGGGCGTCGAGGACCTGATCGACTCGATCATCGCGGGTGTGCGGTCGTCCTGCACCTACGCGGGCGCCGGCTCCCTGGAGGAGTTCGCCGAGAAGGCCGTCGTCGGCATCCAGAGCGCGGCGGGCTACGCGGAGGGCAAGCCGCTGCACGCCAGCTGGAGCTGA
- a CDS encoding Lrp/AsnC family transcriptional regulator, translating to MLNDLDERIVHALAEDARRSYADIGQLVGLSAPAVKRRVDRLRATGAITGFTVRVDPSALGWETEGFVEIYCRHNTSPETIRRGLERYQEVVAASTVTGDADAVVQVFASDMRHFERVLERIAGEPFVERTKSVLVLSPLLRRFSSGSPT from the coding sequence GTGCTGAACGATCTCGACGAACGCATCGTGCACGCCCTCGCCGAGGACGCCCGCCGCTCCTACGCGGACATCGGGCAACTGGTCGGCCTGTCCGCGCCCGCCGTGAAACGGCGCGTGGACCGGCTGCGCGCCACCGGCGCCATCACCGGCTTCACCGTACGGGTGGACCCGTCGGCGCTCGGCTGGGAGACCGAGGGGTTCGTCGAGATCTACTGCCGGCACAACACCTCGCCGGAGACCATCCGGCGGGGCCTGGAGCGCTATCAGGAGGTCGTGGCCGCGTCCACCGTCACGGGTGACGCGGACGCGGTCGTCCAGGTCTTCGCCTCCGACATGCGCCACTTCGAGCGGGTGCTGGAGCGGATCGCGGGCGAGCCGTTCGTGGAGCGGACGAAGTCGGTGCTGGTGCTGTCGCCGCTGCTGCGCCGCTTCTCGTCGGGATCGCCCACGTAA
- a CDS encoding amino acid permease: protein MLDQGAPPHDRSQTVPASPGFGARLLRRKPVEHLVAEGGQGEGGALRRSLGLWQLTMISIGATLGTGIFVVLGDAVPEAGPAVTLAFVIAGLTALFSALSYAELAGSIPVAGSSYSYAYATMGELVAWVCGWCLVLEYGVSVAAVAVGWGEYLNELLDGTIGVTIPATLSSAPGEGGIINLPALIVVLLAMVFLLGGVRESARANTIMVAVKIAALVLFCAVGFMGFKSGNYEDFMPLGMAGVSAAGATLFFSYIGFDAASTAGEEAKNPKKDLPRAIMLSLIIVTALYVLVAAVAVGAWNWTKFEGSEASLAAIMNDVSGQTFWGTLLALGAVISIASVVLTVLYGQTRILFAMSRDGLVPKALGKVHAKTGAPRLNTVIVSLFCGALAALIPLGKLVDATSIGTLFAFALVNIAVIVLRYKRPELERTFKVPFGPVLPVLGFGFCAYNMFSLDSVTWVVFGCWMAAGLVFYFSYGYRRSRLAVAAVSEVK, encoded by the coding sequence GTGCTCGACCAAGGCGCACCCCCGCACGACCGCAGTCAGACCGTCCCTGCCTCGCCGGGCTTCGGCGCGCGCCTGTTGCGTCGCAAGCCCGTGGAACACCTGGTCGCGGAGGGCGGCCAGGGTGAGGGAGGGGCGCTGCGCCGCTCCCTCGGGCTGTGGCAGCTGACCATGATCAGCATCGGTGCCACGCTCGGCACCGGCATCTTCGTCGTGCTCGGCGACGCCGTCCCCGAGGCGGGCCCCGCGGTCACCCTCGCCTTCGTCATCGCCGGTCTCACGGCCTTGTTCTCGGCGCTGTCGTACGCGGAACTCGCGGGCAGCATCCCGGTCGCGGGCTCCTCGTACTCGTATGCGTACGCAACGATGGGCGAACTCGTGGCCTGGGTCTGCGGCTGGTGCCTGGTGCTGGAGTACGGCGTGTCCGTGGCCGCCGTCGCGGTCGGCTGGGGCGAGTACCTGAACGAACTGCTCGACGGGACGATAGGGGTCACCATCCCGGCGACGCTGTCCTCCGCGCCCGGCGAGGGCGGGATCATCAACCTGCCCGCGCTGATCGTCGTCCTGCTGGCGATGGTGTTCCTGCTCGGTGGCGTCCGGGAGTCCGCCCGCGCCAACACGATCATGGTCGCGGTGAAGATCGCCGCGCTGGTGCTGTTCTGCGCGGTCGGCTTCATGGGCTTCAAGTCCGGCAACTACGAGGACTTCATGCCGCTCGGCATGGCGGGCGTGAGTGCGGCCGGCGCCACGCTCTTCTTCTCCTACATCGGCTTCGATGCCGCCTCCACCGCCGGTGAGGAGGCGAAGAACCCCAAGAAGGACCTGCCGCGGGCGATCATGCTCTCGCTGATCATCGTCACCGCGCTGTACGTGCTTGTCGCGGCCGTCGCCGTCGGCGCCTGGAACTGGACCAAGTTCGAGGGCTCCGAGGCCTCCCTCGCCGCGATCATGAACGACGTCAGCGGCCAGACCTTCTGGGGCACCCTGCTCGCGCTCGGCGCCGTCATCTCCATCGCGAGCGTGGTCCTCACCGTCCTCTACGGCCAGACCCGCATCCTCTTCGCGATGTCCCGCGACGGCCTGGTGCCCAAGGCGCTCGGCAAGGTCCACGCCAAGACCGGCGCACCCCGCCTCAACACGGTGATCGTGTCCCTGTTCTGCGGTGCGCTCGCCGCCCTGATCCCGCTGGGCAAGCTCGTCGACGCCACCAGCATCGGCACGCTGTTCGCCTTCGCGCTGGTCAACATCGCGGTGATCGTGCTGCGTTACAAGCGACCCGAGCTGGAGCGGACGTTCAAGGTTCCCTTCGGGCCGGTCCTGCCGGTCCTCGGCTTCGGCTTCTGCGCGTACAACATGTTCAGCCTGGACTCCGTGACCTGGGTCGTCTTCGGCTGCTGGATGGCCGCGGGTCTCGTGTTCTACTTCAGTTACGGCTATCGCCGTTCCCGCCTCGCTGTAGCAGCCGTATCAGAAGTGAAGTGA
- a CDS encoding tetratricopeptide repeat protein: MELLALGPLELWHGGQQHELGSLQERRVLTLLIHARGEPISVDTLTDRLWNGEPPPTALGTLHSYLSRLRGRLRRAVGDELAWVDRPSLRLYQLRADPEDIDLLRCRRLRTDAAAATAQGEYELAIGLLRTAESLWRGEPLSEFADNDWALSARARLVEEHRRVREERIGLEMELGRHADLVGELQEFASQNPFAQRVIGALMLALYRSGRHDEALAVYRDTHARLHESQGIEPGAELQELHLRMLEQDRTLMRSETTAAVTAAPASEPRNCLPRDTPDFTGRVGELRILLAAPSTADGTASALPVTVVHGMPGIGKTALAVHAAHRLCATYPDGQFYVDLRGYSSEQPLDPGEALALLLHSAGWTGELPPTADERAARWREWTARHHALVVLDNARNATQVTPLLPGTPTCRAIVTTRSRLAGLDGATSLRVDALSRAEAAALFTRIVGASRTSAEPEALERVADACGCHPLALQLLASRFRHRESWTLQDLLDRLVHAADPLKELDGQIAAVFQFSYAELDGPARQLLRRLALHPGPDITLRATAALAGPDFADEPGLMQRCIEDLLDSSLLEEPVRGRYRLHDLTRAFGLRAGAVTDQEAASRAAVGRLLAHHLTTAHRADRMTHPHRRAIPLRPEKRCDHAPEFSDADEASVWLTVERANLLAVARTAAARWPEYAALFPAVLARTLKLWGTWDIAAELFDAALPALRASSDRSTLARTLTARADLVAQRNHAEALRCATEALSICQDLRDAGGHADALLQSGRAHLAAGHGGAAMHALEQSLALYREVGDRSGEADCLNVQGVVLYYAGQYDAALNRVQLMQDIYAALPDPYGLAQALNNRGELACLQGRYDDARDCYERSLALMRKHGGPQDLAILATNLGAVHQATGRTDQALACYRRALAAHRSSGDVLGEADALIRLGMAHAQSGRRGEALLHLTMAEQVATSIDNPYERLRALIGAADVQREAGRLDIAFKGYEEALEVAQGIEFPLGSAQALAGLARAAFLLPRGARQAHRYSEQAVALYRSLGADTEAEQLLQLLAEHESTGS; the protein is encoded by the coding sequence GTGGAACTTCTCGCTCTGGGCCCGCTCGAGCTGTGGCACGGCGGGCAGCAGCACGAACTCGGGTCCCTGCAAGAGCGGCGAGTACTGACGCTGCTGATTCACGCTCGCGGTGAGCCGATTTCCGTGGACACGCTGACGGACCGGCTATGGAACGGGGAGCCGCCACCAACTGCTTTGGGCACACTGCACAGCTACCTCTCCCGGCTGCGGGGGCGATTACGGCGGGCGGTGGGCGACGAGTTGGCCTGGGTGGATCGGCCCTCGCTACGGCTGTATCAGCTGCGAGCCGATCCGGAGGACATCGATCTGCTGCGTTGCCGGCGACTGCGGACCGATGCGGCGGCCGCGACGGCACAAGGAGAATACGAGCTCGCCATCGGGCTGTTGCGCACCGCCGAATCGCTGTGGCGCGGCGAGCCGCTCAGTGAGTTCGCCGACAACGACTGGGCGTTGTCGGCGCGTGCCCGGCTGGTCGAGGAGCACCGCCGGGTCCGCGAGGAACGCATCGGCCTGGAAATGGAGTTGGGACGACATGCCGACCTCGTCGGCGAACTCCAGGAGTTCGCGTCGCAGAACCCCTTTGCCCAGAGGGTGATCGGCGCGCTGATGCTGGCCCTGTATCGCTCCGGACGCCATGACGAAGCCCTCGCTGTCTACCGGGACACGCACGCAAGACTGCACGAGAGCCAGGGCATCGAGCCCGGAGCGGAACTCCAGGAACTCCATCTTCGTATGCTCGAACAGGACCGCACCCTCATGCGCTCGGAGACCACCGCCGCCGTCACTGCGGCGCCCGCCTCCGAGCCCCGCAACTGCCTGCCCCGGGACACCCCCGACTTCACCGGACGCGTCGGCGAACTGCGCATCCTGCTGGCCGCTCCGTCCACCGCGGACGGCACGGCCAGCGCCCTGCCCGTCACCGTGGTCCACGGCATGCCCGGGATCGGCAAGACGGCACTGGCTGTGCACGCCGCACACCGGCTGTGCGCCACCTACCCGGACGGCCAGTTCTACGTCGATCTGCGCGGGTACAGCAGTGAGCAACCGCTCGACCCGGGCGAAGCCCTGGCCTTACTGCTGCACTCGGCCGGGTGGACCGGTGAACTGCCGCCCACGGCGGACGAGAGGGCCGCACGGTGGCGGGAGTGGACCGCACGGCATCACGCGCTCGTGGTGCTCGACAACGCCAGGAACGCCACACAGGTCACGCCCCTGCTGCCGGGGACACCGACCTGCCGGGCCATCGTGACCACCCGGAGTCGACTGGCCGGGCTCGACGGCGCCACGTCCCTGCGCGTGGACGCCCTGTCCAGGGCAGAGGCAGCCGCTCTCTTCACCCGGATCGTCGGTGCCTCGAGGACATCGGCCGAGCCCGAAGCCCTGGAGCGGGTGGCAGACGCGTGCGGGTGCCACCCACTGGCCCTGCAGCTCCTGGCGAGCCGTTTCCGCCACCGAGAGTCATGGACCCTTCAGGATCTCCTCGACCGGCTGGTGCACGCGGCCGATCCCCTCAAGGAACTGGACGGCCAGATCGCCGCGGTCTTTCAGTTCTCGTACGCCGAACTCGACGGCCCCGCGCGGCAACTGCTGCGCCGTCTCGCGCTGCACCCCGGACCGGACATCACCCTCCGAGCGACAGCCGCACTCGCCGGCCCCGACTTCGCGGATGAGCCGGGACTGATGCAGAGATGCATCGAGGACCTGCTGGACTCCAGCCTCCTCGAAGAGCCGGTACGCGGACGATACCGACTGCACGACCTGACCCGAGCCTTCGGCCTGCGGGCCGGCGCTGTCACGGACCAGGAAGCGGCCTCACGCGCAGCGGTCGGCCGTCTCCTCGCCCATCACCTCACCACCGCCCACCGCGCCGACCGTATGACCCATCCGCACCGTCGGGCGATCCCGCTGCGCCCTGAGAAGCGGTGTGACCACGCACCCGAGTTCTCCGACGCGGACGAGGCCTCGGTGTGGCTCACCGTGGAGCGCGCCAACCTCCTGGCGGTCGCGCGTACGGCGGCAGCCCGCTGGCCCGAGTATGCCGCGTTGTTCCCGGCTGTCCTGGCGAGAACCCTCAAGTTGTGGGGAACGTGGGACATCGCGGCCGAACTCTTCGACGCCGCGCTCCCCGCCCTTCGCGCCTCGAGCGACCGGTCCACGCTCGCCCGTACCCTGACGGCCCGCGCGGACCTGGTGGCACAGCGCAACCACGCGGAGGCCCTGCGGTGCGCGACCGAGGCCCTGTCGATCTGTCAGGACCTGCGCGATGCGGGCGGCCACGCCGACGCCCTCCTGCAGTCGGGCCGCGCCCATCTCGCGGCCGGGCACGGCGGCGCGGCGATGCATGCTCTGGAACAGTCACTGGCGCTGTACCGCGAGGTCGGCGACCGATCCGGAGAAGCCGACTGCCTGAACGTGCAGGGAGTGGTGCTGTACTACGCGGGGCAGTACGACGCGGCCCTGAACAGGGTCCAGCTCATGCAGGACATCTACGCAGCACTGCCCGACCCGTACGGGCTGGCCCAGGCCCTGAACAACCGTGGCGAGCTGGCATGTCTCCAGGGACGCTACGACGACGCCCGCGACTGTTACGAACGCTCCCTGGCCCTGATGCGGAAGCACGGCGGCCCCCAGGACCTCGCCATCCTGGCCACGAACCTGGGCGCGGTGCACCAGGCGACAGGCCGCACGGACCAGGCGCTGGCCTGCTACCGAAGAGCCCTGGCCGCCCACCGGAGCAGTGGCGACGTCCTGGGTGAGGCCGACGCCCTGATCAGGCTGGGCATGGCCCACGCCCAGTCCGGACGCAGGGGCGAGGCGCTGCTGCACCTCACCATGGCGGAACAGGTCGCCACCAGCATCGACAATCCGTACGAGCGACTGCGTGCGCTGATCGGCGCGGCAGACGTCCAACGCGAGGCGGGGCGGCTCGACATCGCGTTCAAGGGCTACGAGGAAGCGCTCGAGGTGGCACAGGGCATCGAGTTCCCCCTGGGCTCAGCTCAGGCACTCGCCGGTCTCGCACGCGCGGCTTTCCTGCTCCCCCGCGGTGCTCGACAGGCCCACCGGTACAGCGAGCAGGCGGTCGCCCTGTACAGAAGTCTCGGCGCCGACACGGAGGCGGAGCAACTGCTCCAGTTGCTGGCGGAACATGAGTCGACCGGCTCCTGA
- a CDS encoding NB-ARC domain-containing protein, with the protein MRSHEFGSSNELSGTVHGATVQAGAVYGGIRIDSHVQSVGQTPWQFPPSVRMVDRSRELAALEQHRSRATREERPTLAAVSGLGGVGKTTLALSWLHTLRPDFPGGQLYADLGAQSPDGPALPGEVLGRFLRALGVSVQEVPTSLAERTALYRSVTADRRVVVLLDDAATAAQVRPLLPAGGTVTAVTSRSRLPGLTVDGCFPVHVEPLAPEAAVELLADTLSDGRVAAQPDAARTLVELCAGLPLAVRVAGARLAARPARRITTMVRALAEERDRLEALAIDGDHDVRAALDLSYRALPPAAARLYRLLGLHPGPEFGSAVATALCTDGTEGNAVELLEMLHDASLLLDAGDERHRFHDLVRLHATTKALEDEPPQERGMVLRRIADHYLASATRAEEIIDPQHRTMTRDYGAGPVVSANVGRDPQAALDWLERELGNVMAVVRQARAAGFPTVAWQLADALWPLFLRRKFYDDWRTAHEEGLAAARELGDTAAECRMLTSGGLGQLGSRNHDRALEMFERAARLFLDAGDRLGHARTLNYRGLALQRLGHLEEATDQFRRAAEELPQHGDRRAGALARLNLADTALAMGRAESALHHAGAAHTTLHQEGDAYNAARATLLLGRASLALDRLDQAGEQLSSALATLREMAARYEMARAVGGLAEVAERRGDADTARDHYREALELYACVDRSRSEEAESARRRLRWLEGGGSEV; encoded by the coding sequence GTGCGGAGTCACGAGTTCGGGTCGAGCAACGAGTTGAGCGGTACCGTGCACGGCGCGACCGTCCAGGCGGGTGCGGTCTACGGCGGTATCCGCATCGACTCCCATGTGCAGTCCGTCGGACAGACGCCCTGGCAGTTTCCGCCCTCTGTCCGTATGGTCGACCGATCGCGAGAGCTGGCGGCACTGGAGCAGCACCGCTCCCGTGCCACCCGGGAGGAGCGGCCCACGCTGGCCGCGGTGAGCGGTCTTGGCGGGGTCGGGAAGACCACCCTCGCACTCAGCTGGCTGCACACATTGCGCCCCGACTTTCCGGGCGGCCAGTTGTACGCGGACCTCGGCGCCCAGTCCCCCGACGGCCCGGCGCTCCCGGGCGAGGTGCTCGGGCGCTTCCTGCGGGCTCTGGGGGTCTCCGTACAGGAGGTTCCCACATCGCTCGCCGAACGGACGGCGCTGTACCGATCCGTGACCGCCGACCGGCGTGTGGTGGTGCTGCTCGACGATGCCGCGACCGCAGCCCAGGTACGGCCGTTGCTGCCCGCGGGCGGAACTGTCACGGCAGTGACCAGCCGCAGCCGGCTGCCGGGGCTGACCGTCGACGGTTGCTTCCCCGTCCATGTGGAGCCGCTCGCCCCCGAAGCGGCGGTGGAACTGCTCGCGGACACCCTGTCCGACGGCCGGGTGGCCGCGCAGCCCGATGCCGCACGCACGCTGGTCGAGCTGTGCGCCGGACTGCCGCTGGCCGTGCGGGTCGCCGGTGCCCGGCTCGCGGCGCGACCGGCACGCCGTATCACCACGATGGTGCGCGCCCTCGCCGAGGAGCGCGACCGGCTGGAGGCGCTGGCCATAGACGGCGACCACGATGTGCGGGCCGCCCTGGACCTGTCGTACCGGGCGCTCCCGCCTGCGGCTGCCCGGCTCTACCGGCTGTTGGGGCTGCACCCCGGCCCGGAGTTCGGCAGCGCGGTGGCGACCGCGCTCTGCACCGACGGGACCGAAGGGAACGCGGTGGAGTTACTGGAAATGCTGCATGACGCGAGTCTGCTCCTGGATGCCGGAGACGAACGCCACCGCTTTCACGATCTCGTGCGCCTGCACGCCACCACGAAAGCACTGGAGGACGAACCACCGCAGGAGCGCGGGATGGTCCTGCGCCGCATCGCCGACCACTACCTTGCGAGCGCCACGCGGGCCGAGGAGATCATCGACCCTCAGCACCGCACCATGACCAGGGACTACGGCGCCGGTCCGGTGGTCTCGGCGAATGTCGGCCGCGATCCCCAGGCCGCCCTGGACTGGCTCGAACGGGAACTGGGCAATGTGATGGCCGTGGTCCGCCAGGCTCGCGCCGCGGGCTTCCCGACCGTCGCCTGGCAGCTGGCCGACGCGCTGTGGCCCCTCTTCCTGCGGCGCAAGTTTTACGACGACTGGCGTACCGCGCACGAGGAAGGGCTCGCGGCAGCGCGGGAACTGGGCGACACGGCAGCCGAATGCCGGATGCTCACCTCCGGTGGCCTGGGGCAGCTCGGCTCCAGGAACCACGACCGCGCCCTGGAGATGTTCGAACGCGCGGCGCGGCTCTTCCTGGATGCCGGCGACCGGCTCGGACATGCCCGCACGCTCAACTACCGAGGGCTCGCCCTGCAGCGGCTCGGACATCTGGAGGAGGCCACCGACCAGTTCCGACGCGCCGCCGAGGAGCTGCCGCAGCACGGCGATCGACGGGCCGGGGCACTGGCCCGGCTGAACCTCGCCGATACCGCTCTGGCCATGGGGCGCGCCGAATCGGCGCTGCACCACGCCGGCGCCGCGCACACCACGCTTCACCAGGAAGGCGACGCTTACAACGCCGCACGCGCGACCCTGCTCCTGGGCCGCGCGTCTCTCGCTCTGGACCGGCTCGATCAGGCAGGCGAACAGCTGTCGTCCGCCCTGGCGACCCTGCGCGAGATGGCGGCGCGCTACGAGATGGCCCGCGCCGTCGGCGGTTTGGCCGAGGTCGCCGAGCGGCGCGGCGACGCAGACACCGCCCGCGACCACTACCGAGAGGCGCTGGAGCTCTACGCCTGCGTCGACCGGTCCCGATCGGAGGAGGCGGAATCCGCGCGCCGCCGCCTCCGATGGTTGGAGGGCGGCGGATCCGAGGTCTGA
- a CDS encoding GNAT family N-acetyltransferase, whose product MEITVCGPADVALLDQRFGSSGAMSFHARRFARQERGESTYLVAWLDGRPVGHGELRWIGCDAADVRAARPGCPEIGALGVSEELRSQGIGTALIHAAEERVRERGITVVGIGVAKDNPRAAALYTRLGYQPLIDYYDRWSYEGTDGRFHDWVDACTFLVKDLF is encoded by the coding sequence ATGGAGATCACCGTCTGCGGGCCCGCCGACGTGGCGCTGCTCGATCAGCGCTTCGGCTCGTCCGGCGCCATGTCGTTCCACGCCCGCAGGTTCGCGCGTCAGGAGCGGGGCGAGAGCACGTATCTCGTCGCCTGGCTGGACGGGCGGCCCGTCGGGCATGGCGAGCTGCGCTGGATCGGTTGTGACGCCGCCGACGTGCGAGCCGCCCGGCCCGGTTGTCCGGAGATCGGCGCTCTGGGCGTCTCGGAGGAACTCCGCTCACAAGGCATCGGCACGGCACTCATCCACGCCGCCGAGGAGCGGGTACGGGAACGCGGGATCACGGTCGTCGGCATCGGTGTCGCGAAGGACAACCCACGTGCGGCCGCCCTGTACACACGGCTCGGCTATCAGCCCTTGATCGACTACTACGACCGCTGGTCGTACGAGGGCACCGACGGCAGGTTCCACGACTGGGTCGATGCATGCACCTTCCTCGTCAAGGACCTGTTCTGA